A DNA window from Methanobacterium sp. contains the following coding sequences:
- a CDS encoding MTH865 family protein yields the protein MMGIDEELHNRIVNALKGADFPINNYDKLMESFPKGKAGVCRAPGFDITVEDAVTSLVEEDFPFNNAEDVAHVVIKRIRRGGIM from the coding sequence ATGATGGGTATTGATGAAGAATTGCATAATAGAATTGTTAATGCATTAAAAGGAGCAGATTTTCCAATAAATAACTATGATAAACTTATGGAATCATTCCCCAAAGGTAAAGCAGGGGTATGTAGAGCTCCAGGATTTGATATAACAGTAGAAGACGCTGTAACTTCACTTGTAGAAGAAGACTTTCCATTTAACAATGCTGAAGATGTAGCACATGTAGTAATTAAAAGAATAAGACGCGGCGGAATAATGTAA